The proteins below are encoded in one region of Styela clava chromosome 4, kaStyClav1.hap1.2, whole genome shotgun sequence:
- the LOC120326697 gene encoding GMP synthase [glutamine-hydrolyzing]-like: MIPEKVVILDGGSQYGKLIDRRMRELSVCSDLKPLGTPAADLKDAGYKAIIISGSPSSVKDAEPYHIDHAVFSLGLPILGVCYGMQFMNHAHGGTVEKKAMREDGQYDIQIDVSCKLFTGLSETEEVLLTHGDTIDQVAPGFKVIAKSNNLVAGIADESRGLYGLQFHPEVELTKHGTQILSTFLTKIAGLSCNYTVQDREEACMEEIRRIAGTTKVLILVSGGIDSAVVAALCYKALPHSQIVAIHVDNGFMRKNESTMVIESLRQAGINAKLVKAAHTFYNSSMELTDNRNGGKGRKFTSRVLSQTLEPEEKRNIIGDTFMKIVDEEAEKIGLTIDKCFLAQGTLRPDLIESASRLASDRADVIKTHHNDTHLVRLLRERGRIIEPLKDFHKDEVRKLGSQLGLADSLCTRHPFPGPGLAIRVICAEDPFICPDFSQTQTLIRLIVDYSNSVKKPHALLQHVHSATSEEDRENLAVYSSQYPIRAILLPIKTVGVQGDGRTYSYVAGLSSSQQPIDWKIVMYFAKIIPRICHNINRVVFIFGEAIKDPLQDITPTVLSSPVLSTLRQCDFLAHRVLQENLLLEKVAQMPVVLVPLHFDRDMMIRSPSCQRSVVLRPFVSNDFMTGVAVTPGIHLPEEIILEMVKQLENVTGISRVMLDLTSKPPGTTEWE, translated from the exons ATGATTCCTGAAAAAGTTGTTATACTGGATGGGGGTTCACAGTACGGAAAACTTATCGACCGTCGAATGCGTGAATTATCTGTATGTTCAGACCTGAAACCACTGGGAACTCCTGCAGCGGATCTCAAAGATGCGGGCTACAAAGCAATCATTATATCTGGAAGTCCAAGTTCT GTGAAGGATGCTGAACCATATCACATTGACCATGCAGTCTTTAGCCTAGGCTTACCAATTCTTGGTGTTTGTTATGGGATGCAATTCATGAATCATGCCCATGGTGGAACAGTGGAGAAAAAAGCAATGAGAGAAGATGGGCAATATGACATTCAAATTGATGTTTCTTGTAAATTATTTACTGGACTCTCAGAAACTGAA GAAGTTTTATTGACACACGGTGACACTATAGATCAAGTTGCTCCAGGATTCAAAGTAATTGCAAAATCTAACAACCTCGTTGCTGGAATTGCCGATGAATCTCGTGGTTTGTACGGACTTCAATTTCATCCTGAAGTTGAATTGACGAAACATGGAACTCAAATCCTATCTacttttttgacaaaaattGCAG GGTTATCTTGTAATTACACTGTGCAAGACAGAGAAGAAGCATGTATGGAGGAAATTCGTCGGATAGCTGGTACTACTAAAGTTCTTATATTAGTTAGTGGAGGAATTGATTCTGCTGTCGTTGCTGCGCTTTGTTATAAAGCTCTTCCTCATTCACAG ATTGTAGCAATTCATGTTGATAATGGTTTCATGAGAAAAAATGAGTCAACAATGGTGATTGAATCTCTCAGACAAGCTGGTATCAATGCAAAACTTGTCAAAGCTGCTCATACTTTTTATAATTCAAGTATGGAACTCACAGACAACAGAAATGGTGGCAAGGGACGGAA gTTCACATCCAGAGTTCTATCTCAAACTCTTGAACCAGAAGAAAAACGAAATATAATCGGTGATACTTTCATGAAAATTGTTGACGAAGAAGCTGAAAAAATAGGACTAACCATTGATAAATGCTTTCTTGCTCAAG GTACACTGCGACCAGATTTAATTGAATCGGCATCACGTTTGGCGAGTGATCGGGCAGATGTTATCAAAACACATCATAATGACACTCATCTTGTGAGATTATTGAGAGAACGAGGTAGAATTATTGAACCTTTGAAAGATTTTCACAAAGATGAAGTCAGGAAACTTGGATCTCAACTCGGTTTAGCAGATTCTTTATGTACACG ACATCCATTCCCTGGTCCAGGTCTTGCAATTCGTGTCATTTGTGCAGAAGATCCTTTCATTTGTCCTGATTTTTCACAAACACAAACATTGATTCGACTTATAGTTGATTATAGCAATAGTGTGAAGAAGCCTCATGCTTTATTACAG CATGTGCATTCTGCCACAAGCGAAGAGGACAGAGAAAATTTAGCCGTTTATTCATCACAATATCCAATCAGAGCTATTTTACTGCCAATAAAAACAGTTGGAGTCCAG ggTGATGGTCGAACATATAGTTATGTAGCTGGATTGTCTTCATCTCAACAACCAATCGATTGGAAAATAGTTatgtattttgcaaaaatcatACCAAGAATTTGTCACAATATAAATAGAGTTGTTTTCATATTTGGTGAAGCAATAAAGGATCCACTTCAG GATATAACACCAACTGTTTTGTCATCTCCTGTACTATCGACACTTAGACAATGTGATTTCTTGGCTCACCGAGTTCTTCAAGAAAACTTGCTGCTAGAAAAAGTTGCTCAG ATGCCTGTGGTTCTGGTACCTTTGCATTTTGATCGAGACATGATGATAAGATCGCCATCTTGTCAGAGATCTGTTGTTTTGCGGCCATTCGTCTCAAATGACTTCATGACAGGCGTTGCTGTTACTCCCGGAATACATCTACCAGAGGAAATTATACTGGAAATGGTAAAGCAACTTGAAAATGTGACTGGAATTTCTCGAGTCATGCTTGATCTGACATCGAAGCCACCAGGCACAACAGAATGGGAATGA